A segment of the Halovivax limisalsi genome:
AGCCGTCGGCGTACCGGCCGGCCACGCGGGTCGTCTTCGGGCCGTTCCCGGCGACGTAGAGGGGGACGCGCTCCGCGGGAAGGGTGTAGAGGTTCATCGTGTCGACGCGCCAGTGATGGCCGTCGTACGTTGTGAAGCCGCCGTCCCAGAGCCGCGAGATGATCTCGCAGGCGTCGATCAATCGCTCGCGCCGTTCGGGGTAGGCCGGCCAGTCGTAGCCCAGCGGCACCTCGTTCATCGCCTCGCCGGTCCCGATCGCCAGGTGGACGCGGCCGGGGTACATCGCCCCCAGCGTCGCGAAGTTCTGCGCGATCAGTGCCGGATGGAGTCGGGCGATCGGCGGCGTGACTCCCGTCCCGATCCGGATCGAGTCCGTGCGCTCGAGGGCCGCCCCCATCCACGGCCAGGCGGCCCCGCAGTGGGCGTCCGTGTGCCACCACGGGTGGACGTGATCGCTCGTCCAGACCGTATCGAAGCCGGCGGCGGCCGCGCGCTCGACGTGATCGAGCAGCGTCGCGGGGCCGTACTGCTCGTGAGCGGCGAAATATCCGACGTCCATGACGGGAGTGTCCGCGATCTGGGTCATAAACGTTCGGGAAGGGTTCGCACGCCGAGGCACGATGGCCCTCGAGGAGCGAACGACATCGAGGATCGTTGGCCGACCCGGGATGGGACCCAACGGATCGGTCAACCGCCAATCCGGCCCGACCCGACGGCGGATCCTGCCCGCCCGACCCGACCGCAGGTCCAGCCCCTTTTTGTAGTGGCCCCGCTACGTGAGCGATAGACGATGCCTCCTCGCGGATCGACGGACCGTCGCGAACGAGCGCTCGATGCCGCCCGAATCGGCGGCGGTTACCGTCCGACCGGCGGTGAGCGTCCGACCGGCGGTGACAGACCGAATTCAGGGTCACGATGAGTGCAGACGCCTCGACAGCTG
Coding sequences within it:
- a CDS encoding TIGR03557 family F420-dependent LLM class oxidoreductase, producing the protein MDVGYFAAHEQYGPATLLDHVERAAAAGFDTVWTSDHVHPWWHTDAHCGAAWPWMGAALERTDSIRIGTGVTPPIARLHPALIAQNFATLGAMYPGRVHLAIGTGEAMNEVPLGYDWPAYPERRERLIDACEIISRLWDGGFTTYDGHHWRVDTMNLYTLPAERVPLYVAGNGPKTTRVAGRYADGFLTLRDADFYERVLEPALEAGAAEADRDPDEITRVRQLLVSYHPDYDRALESTGFWRGPPAIGFDDDVYDPREIEEAGREIALSEMTDEFFVTDDPAEIREKLASLAEAGFDEVELLSSSPDQETFVEAMESEVIGRV